GGAATACTGAGCATATGGGACAGATTAATTCAACAATGTATTTTACAAATATTAGAACCAATTTGTGAAGCCAAGTTTCATGAAAGAAGTAATGGTTTTAGACCATATCGTTCAACTCAAAATGCAATAGCACAATGTTATAAAATGGCACAAATACAGAATTTGCATTATGTAGTGGATGTTGATATTGTAGGATTCTTTGATAACATAGACCATCATAAGTTAATACGCCAGTTATGGGCATTAGGTATATGTGATAGGAAGCTAATAGTAATACTCAAACAAATGCTAAAGGCGGAAATATTATTCAATGATATAATAATTACCCCTGAAACAGGAACACCACAAGGGGGCATATTATCACCGCTTTTATCGAATATTGTACTTAATGAATTAGATTGGTGGATAGCAAATCAATGGGAAATGTTTAAAATTAGAGAAGGCTCAACAGGTTATGAATTTAGAAAAGTTGATAAGAAAGGGAACATCACAATAGATAGGTCGCAGAGATGGAGCAAGCTAAGGGAAAAAACAGAATTAAAGGAAATGTATATCGTAAGATATGCAGATGACTTCAAAGTATTCTGTAGAGATTATGTAACTGCACAGAAGTTAATGTGTGCAGTAAAGCTTTGGCTCTCAGAAAATCTACACCTGCAAACAAGTGATGAAAAGTCTGGAATTAAAAATCTTAGGAAAAATTATACAACATTTTTAGGAATTAAATTCAAAGTAATTCCTAAAGAAAATAAATGGATTGTTACCTCCCACATTGCTGATAAAAGTAAGGATAGCGTAATTAAGAAAATAAGGAATATATGGGGCAATATTAAAAATCCATCTAAACAATTTGAATTGGATAAAAATATAAGTCTCTATAACTCAATTGTAATCGGTATGCATAATTACTACAGCATGGCAACTATGGTATCTAAAGATTTTGCTGAAATTTCTTATAAAGTAGTGGGAAAAAGTAATGGAATGAATCACAATAATAGAGCTTACTCTATAGAAAGAGATGGCAGTATTACGAGTAAATTCATCCTTAAGAAATATGGAAAATCCAAACAGCTAAGATGGATAAAAGACAGAGTTATAATTCCTATTGGTTATGTTTCTCATGAATATCCTAAATATAAAAGAAGAGAAGTAAATAAATATATCAGTAAATCTACTGATAATGGAAACTGCATTAGTTTTGATGTAATCAAGCATATGATGAAAAATACTCATAATTATCCGACAATTGAAATGGCTGATAATGCACTGTCAAGATATATAGCTCAGAAAGGGAAATGTGCAATTACACACAAGCCTTTGTTTATTGGAGATATGGACTGTAGACATATAAAGTCATATAAGAATAAAAGAAATGATACATATGCTAATCTGATTATATTGTCAAAAGATGTATCAACCATTATTGATGCCACAAAGCCTGAAATAATAAAAGAGTATGTAGATAAATTAATTTTTACAATGGAAATGCGGGAAAAGGTTAATAAGCTTCGTATGTTAAGAGAGCTGGAAATAATACAATTCGATGACTATATAGATACTAAAAAATAAAATTAAGTCGGTGGAACGCCGTATGACGAGAAATTGTCATGTACGGTGTGGAGTGGGGGAAAAGTCCGAGTCCTTGACAGAGACTTACCTATCACTATTCGGCGCCATACCTGACTTTACAAAGAAAATATCAACCATGAGATCAAGAGGAATTTCAAGTTGTGTAATATTTCAGAATATAGCTCAACTTCAAAATAGATACCCCAATAATGGGTGGTCTGAGATTATAGGAAATTGTGATAGTAGATTGTTTTTGGGAGCAACGGATATAATTACAGCTGAATTTGTATCAAAGCTATTGGGTACAACTACTGTTAAGGATACAAGTTTAAGTAAATCAGCAGGGTTTGAGGGTATGATGGATTTTGGAAAGATAACAAGTAGAGCTGTTAAAAGAAATCTCATGAATCCAGATGAAATATTAAGACTTCCAAATAAAAATGAAATACTTATTTTAAGAGGGCAAAAGCCTTTAATACTTGATAAGATGGATTACACTAAACATAGACTTTCAAAAGAAATGAAACCTATAAAGGTAAGCGATTATAAGCCAGAATGGACACAAGAATATTTTCAGGAAGAGAATAAAAAGACACTTAAAAAAGCACAAGATAAGTCCAGTGAAGATAATTTAGGAAATAACAATTCTGATACTGAAGAACCTAAGATAAAAGAAAATGAAAGTATAAAACATTCATTTGGTGATAGTAAAGATAGTTTAAATAGCAAAAATACTAAGATTAAAACAACTAAAAAATCTGATTTTTGGTAAACAAAACTTCTCATAAAGGGGAGTTATTTTTATATAGAAAAATAAAATATTAAAATTTTAAGGAGATGTTTTTATGTTAACAAATATTAATTCAAAAGCTTATGATATCATGGCATCAAGACAAAGCAGAAAGATACTTACAGGAATACTATCAGCAGTGGAGACTTTTAAAAATGGTGATGGAAAGGAATTAGATTGTGCTGTTATTTTTTATGATGTATTTAAGGTGTTGATACCTTTAAAACACATGAGCATATCAAGAGAAAATAAGAGAGTTGTAAGAAGCATGATAGGTGCAGAGATTGATTTCGTTGTGAAAGAAATTGATGAAAAAAATAAAATAGCAGCTGCATCACGAACTGAGGCAATGGAGCTTAGGAAATCACTAGAACTAAAGAAGCATAAAGTAGGAGATAAAATTTCAGTTAGGGTTACATCTGTTGGAAGAGATAACTGTAGAGTAGATTGTTATGGATTAGAAAC
The Clostridium felsineum DSM 794 DNA segment above includes these coding regions:
- the ltrA gene encoding group II intron reverse transcriptase/maturase; protein product: MTKRIVNRAERNAERYDAKEVAYRLYKNSLGNKKFDRLMPLILSEQNVILAYRNICKNKGSLTPSIDGKTITDIDELSIEAVIKTVGNKLNNYQPKKVRRVEIPKPNGKTRPLGILSIWDRLIQQCILQILEPICEAKFHERSNGFRPYRSTQNAIAQCYKMAQIQNLHYVVDVDIVGFFDNIDHHKLIRQLWALGICDRKLIVILKQMLKAEILFNDIIITPETGTPQGGILSPLLSNIVLNELDWWIANQWEMFKIREGSTGYEFRKVDKKGNITIDRSQRWSKLREKTELKEMYIVRYADDFKVFCRDYVTAQKLMCAVKLWLSENLHLQTSDEKSGIKNLRKNYTTFLGIKFKVIPKENKWIVTSHIADKSKDSVIKKIRNIWGNIKNPSKQFELDKNISLYNSIVIGMHNYYSMATMVSKDFAEISYKVVGKSNGMNHNNRAYSIERDGSITSKFILKKYGKSKQLRWIKDRVIIPIGYVSHEYPKYKRREVNKYISKSTDNGNCISFDVIKHMMKNTHNYPTIEMADNALSRYIAQKGKCAITHKPLFIGDMDCRHIKSYKNKRNDTYANLIILSKDVSTIIDATKPEIIKEYVDKLIFTMEMREKVNKLRMLRELEIIQFDDYIDTKK
- a CDS encoding type IV secretory system conjugative DNA transfer family protein, whose translation is MTRNCHVRCGVGEKSESLTETYLSLFGAIPDFTKKISTMRSRGISSCVIFQNIAQLQNRYPNNGWSEIIGNCDSRLFLGATDIITAEFVSKLLGTTTVKDTSLSKSAGFEGMMDFGKITSRAVKRNLMNPDEILRLPNKNEILILRGQKPLILDKMDYTKHRLSKEMKPIKVSDYKPEWTQEYFQEENKKTLKKAQDKSSEDNLGNNNSDTEEPKIKENESIKHSFGDSKDSLNSKNTKIKTTKKSDFW
- a CDS encoding S1 RNA-binding domain-containing protein, translating into MLTNINSKAYDIMASRQSRKILTGILSAVETFKNGDGKELDCAVIFYDVFKVLIPLKHMSISRENKRVVRSMIGAEIDFVVKEIDEKNKIAAASRTEAMELRKSLELKKHKVGDKISVRVTSVGRDNCRVDCYGLETKVPIDEIDYGYIDDISKFVKMGTKVQAVIKELDLEKDKIKVSIKEAKEDPYEQLIKSITKGGEYLGVVTGIQEYGVFFNIRKGVNCLCPFPNWTNFAPTIGEKYVVKIKNIDYKERKIDANIMRSIG